TGTCATTGAAGTcggaaaaccttggtattgctgAACCTCTTTTAAAATAGCTTAAGGATTTattagtaggtcgtagacagaaagtaataataaattagaagtgctccagtacttagtggagtacctcaaagttccgtcctaggtcctttactttttatactgtatgtaaatgatctcccaagtatagtacagtcccCAATGTTGTTacacgctgacgatgtaaaaatctggcaaGTAATAACTTGAAACACAGACGTATGTGCTCTTCAGGTAGACTTAAATGATATGGtcaactggtctaaagagtggctgatgcctatcaacacgGCAAGGTGTGTCTACATGCATTTTGGGGATTCAAAGGTCAATAGGTACAGCATAGAGGAAGTGCCAGTGCTTGTCGttcggtctcataaggatctaggggtgacagtgagtcaggATCTCAAGACGACAGTCCATTGCCGGGAGGTTGCAGCTAAGGGGTTTCGAACactctgggctttaaaacggacattcactaagttagatattACCATGTTCATCACAATATACACATTcctagtgagaactaagcttgagaactgcgttcatgctgcaagcccctgtctaaaaggtgactcggatatcctagaaaaagtatagagggcagctacccgtgcatTTCCAGAACTTcggggtttatcatacaaaaagcggcttgaaaagctggacctctttactccgTTCCATCGCAGATTACGAGGAGATCTTATTTTAACGTATAGAATACTGATAtatgattttggacctaacaATTACGAACCAAGTACCCgtagcatacaggttttcacatcaagtcatcaatacttggaacatATTATCCGAAGccgtggtgtccgcaccttcaattgactcattcaagagaagactggacactcacaggaGCATACTAGAAAACGGGGAACAtgggccgtaggccttctgtacTTACTACACGAATCTTTATATTTCAGATTCTCTGTTGCAACAAACCTACATATAAAATAACCACCTATTTCAACCCAAATTAAGTTTCAAAAAGTGTCAGTGTCATAGACTCACCTAGAACTAAGAGAACGAACAACATTCAAGTTATAATGATTTGTTTAAATGGGTCATATTCTTACATTATTAAGGCAACAGTTTAATGACAATTACAAAAAGATGTCGAAGGCCACATTATGGAATAACATATTATCAGGTTAGttgtattgaaattaataatagtaGTTAGTTAAGTTTTCATGTCACGATAGTCGCTTCAAGTTGAGTGATGTCACTTGGCTCAGGAAATACTTCCAGCAAAAAACACCTAAGTTTCGTTCTTTGTTTTGTTCTTGGAAAATACTGGCATATATTTCCGTGTATTTCATAACAAATACTCCATTCTCATGATATGGCCGATCCGTTCTATCGTACTAATGACTTTGTGCTTGAGGAATAAACAACCACGATTCTTGTGTTGTAATACTCGATACATAAAAGTGTATTGCTCTCCAGGTAAGGAATGGAAAGTACTTTGATCAGTATCGTCAAAGTACGAGAATTTTAAACTTACACGCTTTTCATTATACTCACTCATCCGGAACTTTTGTCATCTGTAGACTTCATTCGAATGAGCTGATCAGCTCTGTCATGCTATTTTAGTGGCCCGTTTATTTGCCGTCATTCTGATCAGACGATGTTCGTTGAAGGGCTCACCATTTTGGTAGCCCATGGATCTGACTCCtagatcgtacgaatgattgttatcgccttttctcgtatatcatcgtcgacttaaataacggaattaaataggtcgaataacgagaattgatttgtgaatacacatattttgtatatgaagcgaatgaaacatagcaaagcaaaatgacacgcagggaagatggctgggaagccaacccccttttagtcaagcgttactaaatatttatagtcagacaaaataaagctacagacatgtgattaatgggataagaagtgtacacacatgtACGCTCATATAacaacagtcaagactgataagcaaataattgacaaggtcaaaatatgactcaagtagaatgaatagaatggaatgtccgaaagctagaataagatatatgggcttaaaataatgaatgacaCTACACTATTTACTGGTTTGTCGTACATAGAAGTGTACACTTTAAGCTGCATAATCTGTTCTTTAAAGAGCTACAAGTTTCAAAAAGTATAATAACGTTTCAACTAATTTCGTCAAGTCTTGGAAACTGTCTTTGTAAGGCTGATCGGAAATGAGTGCTATTTAGGTACGGTCTTGTGGGTAAAGATGACTACATACCATCCTTTCAATGTAGAAGTAACGGTCATCGGTACAGTGAAAATCTGAATATCACTGTTAGGAATAATCCATGAATACTCCAGTTTATATGGCCGACATTAATATTAACTATCCTGTTGCTGTTGGTTTCGTTGCATCTGAATCACTCAATGTCTTAAGTGCATTATCCTGGATAACAGCTTCTGAAGCAGATGTCCATAGCTTATTGTTTGTTTTCGTACTCTTCTCTAAAGTGAAGGGATTTTACTTTTCGATCAAGATAATGATTCAGTGATCCGCTTTAcgcaaataaataataagtagtgTAGGCTAGTTAAGACCTCCCGGAACTAGAGATCATTACATATAGTTGGTTTTTGACCAATTTATAATGCTGCATTACTTCTACACTTACGAACTTCTAGACAGACCGCCAAAGTGAAATTCTTATCAGTTCCTCAGCGTTCTTGTTTTCCTATTTcatttgttgtttgttatatcagtattattggcatatttattgtttttgttcAAAGTAGAAGTTCTGACCAGAATACTTGGTCGAAAATGATCGGGCTCTATTTTTTAGCTGGCATCCaaatatttctttctttcttctagATGTACATTGTGATAAATCTGGTGGAAAGACGGTAGATCTGACCCCATTAACAACTTATCGTAACAAGATATCATCCGAAGTAGTCAGTGACAACAATTTTGGTCAGTTCAAAGAAGCTAAGTACCATTGATCAAATTTCTTGAAATAACACTAATCAAGAATAATTGCAGGACAAGAATGACATTAGGTCTTTACAGTAGAGATATTTATTACAATAGCTGGTTTCTTTTTTATTCGTTTAGTAAAACCACTTGTGTTAAGATTGAAACTTGTTCTTTTACCGATTCTTTATTTCCACATTGTGAGATGTTATAATAACTTTAGTTTCTTCATTTGTATTAGGGGTTTCAAATCTTTGTATTAGCATGTCTGTGCATGGTAACACATAACCGCTTCAGCAAATCAGCTTGATGTTTCTTTAAATAAGAATTTAGAATGTTTCATGACGTCTATAACCAGTTACAGCCTTGCTTTATAGATCATTAACGTGCAAAGTGATCTTTATTTTAAATTAGTATTAAcagtaaattattgatttcaaaAAAATTATCTCAAATTCTGTTTTAGATTCTCAATTAGAAAAATATGGTTTAATCCCCGAAGAAGTCTACAAAAATACAACTTTAAACTCTGATTCATTTCAAACTCTTCAAGTAATACTCAATATTGTAAATGagaacagaattaaataaagtCCTTCAAATTATCACCAGAAAATTCATGTGACGATGATCAACATACATCCATGGATAGTGCATTATTGAAGCCAAACTCAGACTATGCAAAGAAATGTAAGTTGATCAGTCATatttcacttagtgttgttttacttgtatcttcttattgttatttaggactacaattgatcagcctcatgttaacatatgtgcatactgtgcggattgcctcaaaATAGCCTTTAGTCACAAGccttttaagcaaagatggctagtggttagcagtagaattcaaaacgcgcatttcgtcctatttggggctcgtcagctcGATGTACCTGTGTGGTGTGTGCTGCTTTTATCGAcctaagtagtatatgacgttagtcagaaacagaatgtctggcagcaaagagacaagaggatcgaacagtcaAGAATGAAAACTGAACGCAATTTGTATAAAAatccaagaacaatgaagtctaagtcATTTTAAGACAAATGATGgtcattttgcaaattgagcatttactatatggttaTTAGATTTTAATAACAAGTTCTGTAAGTTTGTGTCAAACACATTCCATTGTCCCCagtcgtgttcttgttcactacccctgcatcccagagttgcacatatgctaacacgagactgatcagttgcagttctaaataacagtaggaagatgcaagtaaaacaacaccaagtgaatttaaacctcACCCCATTGCACGAGcatgtggctatcaggactcagtagctaagtggataacccAGTGGTGATTGGGGcgataggtactgggttcgagtcacggggcgaacatcaactctgggatacaggtacatccaaataggacgaatcgCGCGTCCTGGTTTACACTGATAGctaccatctatctttgcttaaaaagtcagtcatatttgtttataaaacgCATATTTTGAAAATGTTGTGAAATCATTGGGAGGGGTCAGGATTTTAACATAATCGACAGCATATACATCGAAACGTTTTCGTTACACTATGATGGCTAGTTTTGTTAGATTAATTTATATCTATGTCATTCTCTTATCTTATTCAAGAGTAATTAGgacagaaataaataaatcagtaatGGGTTATCTGTTATAACTTTATCTACTCAGATAATTACAGTCACGCATATTTCTGATTCAGTTATTAAGACAAACATACAAATCACTCGAACTTGATTGATACGATGACAGACTGAAAATAAAAACTACACAAactaaatatatcaataattttatGAACTTCCGAACATTTCGTATCCATAATGAAAACATTTTGTGGTTTTATCGATTAGAGATCATAACGCGATGATAGTGAGAATGATGGTGATAATGATTACTGCAAAATTTTCTACCATTGCGAAAGTTTTTATTTCATAGGTGAGTGGTAACCAAACCGTAATATGTCATTAGGCCACAAAGTTGTTGACTCTCATATTGGAATCTGgtatttggtgttctggactcaagtggacggactaggcggacataggactaataaggacgctagactgcccataccggtcgaacgtcatttgTTTGGCACAGTGCAGAGATtttataagtcgtattttgattggtggataaatcaccaGATAAAAGCCGGACACAAAGTCATAACAATTACATTCAACAGTCAAGAATCTCAATAATAGAATAAATATGATATTCCATCCACAAACCATTTTTTATCAAGGAAAAAAatcgttttattggaagaagagggTTCACTGTCATAATTCTCATAAATGTTGTATTACCAAAATATGCAATggtgaaattatttttaaactcCATGCAccattgaattcacttggtatagtttacttgaactttcaagtttcacaaacaagtggctatcaactaatccacaaagttgAGCGACAAATCcgccattgtcatcagtgagttactatctcacaactgacccgtttgaactccactggttactgcttctcactagaactccaggatataaatcttgaagccagtcactagtaaacacatattgattagtatcagaaggggttttgtggagattttagtagtttcaattgttgaaatcatgagacaattgaagctagaccaccatggaaaacctgtttttatttatttttccctTTCTAATAGGTGCTCCAAGAGAATATTTAAAACGTTTCATATTTCCTATACTTTTGCCTGCCATGGAAGCAATGCTTGAACAAGCTAAACGAAGTCACTGTTTTGAGGTATTGACGTTTTACACATAATTTGTACATAGTTCTCTAAAATTCATATGcaattttttctaaatattttagtCTACTGAAATTAACTGATAAGTAGCTTATGTAATAAACATATCAGTTTCTATCAAGTGTTATAAATAGTGATAacaattatatatttttcaaaaagaTTCAAATATGAATTTGGTAGATATTTATCACAAGGAAGGATTTATCTCTTCCAACAAGATATTTGGGATCATAATTCATGTCCAACCATCATTGAATTAGGAAAGTAATATCCATTAACTTTCGAGCGCATCGAAAATATCGTAAAAGATAGAGCACACGACTTTTGAGCTTCTTGAAGAGTATGTTACCTTTAGGCCGCTTATTTGGCATCTAATAGTTTCCAGGTTAAACTTTAGTCACATTTTGATATAACTCTATGATTATCCAATATCATCAGTAATGAATGACTTCTAACATCGTTGAATTTCATAGTCACAGCATCTTTTCTATGAGTAACTAGACACAATAAGTGGTGATTGTCGAAATGTCTTTTTTTC
This genomic stretch from Schistosoma haematobium chromosome 5, whole genome shotgun sequence harbors:
- a CDS encoding hypothetical protein (EggNog:ENOG410VCWX~COG:S); translation: FNDNYKKMSKATLWNNILSDSQLEKYGLIPEEVYKNTTLNSDSFQTLQSFKLSPENSCDDDQHTSMDSALLKPNSDYAKKCAPREYLKRFIFPILLPAMEAMLEQAKRSHCFEKKRFGFNGLDFLTFYLYKNNLYMKEDYDRRNVQHILNIPWVIEELKKHPRKPLPLSLQWTDEEAAIKLQSYWRGYLVRKIPEVCELRQWQMEWRRYNRLKANQLE